A genomic segment from Zerene cesonia ecotype Mississippi chromosome 5, Zerene_cesonia_1.1, whole genome shotgun sequence encodes:
- the LOC119840002 gene encoding uncharacterized protein LOC119840002 translates to MVMKKAGADPKVKKTFVRHSEQNVRNNHKVVHDVAGSSKSSAVNFIKPTDQELDKPTLCSSEVLANYLTDAKHAIPRAHKLDDLNIDKAQISTKVTKKLNFHFNDRIYKNLVELNADIASSKNKKGKKVRTNLVKKDLEPNIEDFCQEEKEEDECPHIPVIKPKVKPVKRIESSSLHKLVSSFEVL, encoded by the exons ATGGTAATGAAGAAAGCCGGTGCCGACCCAAAAGTTAAGAAAACTTTTGTCCGACATAGCGAACAAAACGTGCGAAACAATCACAAAGTGGTTCATGATGTGGCGGGATCATCAAAATCTAGTGCGGTGAATTTCATTAAACCTACAGATCAAGAACTTGATAAACCCACGTTGTGTTCCAGTGAAGTTTTGGCAAATTACTTGACTGACGCAAAACATGCGATACCAAGAGCACACAAGCTTGATGACTTGAATATAGACAAAGCCCAAATTAGtacaaaa gtaacaaaaaaattaaatttccacTTTAATgacagaatatataaaaacttggTTGAACTTAATGCGGACATTGCttcttcaaaaaataaaaaaggaaagaaaGTAAGAACAAATTTGGTGAAGAAGGATCTGGAACCAAATATAGAGGATTTTTGTCAGGAAGAAAAAGAAGAGGATGAGTGTCCTCATATACCAGTCATAAAGCCTAAAGTGAAGCCTGTGAAGAGGATTGAATCTAGCAGCTTACATAAACTTGTGTCGTCATTTGAAGTTTTATGA
- the LOC119839968 gene encoding S-adenosylmethionine decarboxylase proenzyme: MAETEIISSSDNNEQFFEGVEKLIEIWFTPVKHADLRKITRQQWENVLKIVRCEIISFTQSEQVDAYVLSESSMFVSNRRWILKTCGKTTPLRCVRAVLALAYETAGHTRVQNVFYSRREFARPEAQLKPHDNFDSEVELLDSFFGDGRAYIMGPEKDCWYLYTLLPLEGTVAALEQEREVREVRSARPAEPDQTIELLMSDLDPDVMDIFTRKRSPTADHATRASGIDQIIPGMVIDDYLFDPCGYSMNGVAEDGSYMTIHITPERACSYVSFETNVPAARYPRLLRAVLAAFRPNKFVLTVFHTPDAAATEALRELKSFRALNAYEQKDAQYCRFAGYELHYALYAKFPS; this comes from the exons ATGGCtgaaacagaaataatatCTAGTAGTGATAACAATGAGCAGTTTTTCGAAGGTGTCGAAAAGTTAATTGAAATATGGTTTACACCGGTTAAGCATGCGGACTTAAGAAAAATTACacg CCAACAATGGGAGAATGTATTGAAGATAGTCCGCTGCGAGATTATCTCTTTCACACAGAGCGAGCAAGTCGACGCATATGTACTTAG TGAGAGCAGCATGTTCGTATCGAACAGGCGCTGGATACTGAAGACGTGCGGCAAGACGACCCCCCTCCGGTGCGTGCGCGCAGTGCTCGCGCTCGCGTACGAGACTGCGGGCCACACGCGCGTGCAGAATGTGTTCTACTCGCGAAGGGAGTTCGCTAGGCCCGAGGCACAGTTGAAGCCGCACGATAACTTTGATTCTGAG GTAGAACTTCTGGACTCTTTCTTCGGCGACGGCCGCGCTTACATCATGGGTCCAGAGAAAGACTGTTGGTATCTGTACACACTGCTGCCGCTAGAAG GCACGGTGGCGGCGCTGGAGCAGGAGCGCGAGGTGCGCGAGGTGCGCTCGGCGCGGCCGGCCGAGCCCGACCAGACCATCGAGCTGCTCATGTCCGACCTGGACCCCGACGTCATGGACATATTCACGCGCAAGCGCTCGCCCACCGCCGACCACGCCACCAGG GCATCGGGCATAGACCAGATAATCCCGGGGATGGTGATCGACGACTACCTGTTCGATCCCTGCGGCTATTCCATGAATGGGGTGGCTGAAGAT GGCAGCTACATGACGATCCACATAACGCCGGAGCGCGCGTGCTCGTACGTGTCGTTCGAGACGAACGTGCCCGCGGCGCGCTACCCGCGCCTGCTGCGCGCCGTGCTCGCCGCCTTCCGCCCCAACAAGTTCGTGCTCACCGTCTTCCACACGCCG GACGCGGCCGCGACGGAGGCGCTGCGCGAGCTGAAGTCGTTCCGCGCGCTCAACGCGTACGAGCAGAAGGACGCGCAGTACTGCCGCTTCGCCGGCTACGAGCTGCACTACGCGCTCTACGCCAAGTTCCCGAGCTGA